One part of the Nostoc sp. PCC 7120 = FACHB-418 genome encodes these proteins:
- a CDS encoding winged helix-turn-helix domain-containing protein: protein MYTSESIKYSARTEIGQTSRILVVEDEELIQEMLAVALEEEGYGVVTAADGRSAVEYLKSFDPNGGDFPFDLVILDLMLPQINGLDICRLLRHQGNPVPILMLSAKGSETDRVLGLEVGADDYLTKPFSMRELVARCRALLRRQRLITLPQLPVLKFKDVTLNPQECRVLVRGQEVNLSPKEFRLLELFMSYARRVWSREQLLDQVWGPDFVGDSKTVDVHIRWLREKLEQDPSHPEYIVTVRGFGYRFG from the coding sequence ATGTACACCAGTGAATCGATCAAGTATTCGGCTAGAACAGAGATTGGACAAACCAGTCGGATTCTGGTAGTGGAAGATGAAGAACTCATCCAAGAAATGCTAGCAGTAGCACTGGAAGAGGAAGGTTATGGGGTAGTAACGGCTGCTGATGGCAGGTCAGCTGTAGAGTATCTCAAAAGTTTTGACCCAAACGGAGGAGATTTTCCCTTTGATTTGGTGATTCTCGATTTGATGTTACCCCAAATTAATGGCTTAGATATCTGCCGTTTGTTGCGTCATCAAGGCAACCCAGTACCGATTTTGATGCTCAGTGCCAAAGGTAGTGAAACCGATCGCGTGTTAGGTTTAGAAGTAGGGGCAGATGACTATTTAACTAAACCCTTTAGTATGCGGGAGTTGGTGGCACGTTGTCGCGCTTTACTCCGTCGTCAGCGTCTCATCACTTTACCCCAATTACCTGTACTGAAATTCAAAGATGTGACTTTAAATCCTCAAGAGTGTCGGGTCTTGGTACGAGGACAAGAGGTAAATCTTTCACCCAAAGAGTTTCGCTTGTTGGAACTGTTCATGAGTTACGCCCGTCGAGTATGGTCACGGGAACAGTTGCTAGACCAGGTTTGGGGGCCGGATTTTGTCGGCGATAGCAAAACAGTGGATGTTCACATTCGTTGGTTGCGAGAGAAATTGGAACAAGACCCCAGTCACCCAGAATATATTGTGACTGTAAGAGGATTTGGATATCGATTCGGATAA
- the hisA gene encoding 1-(5-phosphoribosyl)-5-[(5-phosphoribosylamino)methylideneamino]imidazole-4-carboxamide isomerase gives MDVIPAIDLLAGRCVRLYQGDYDRSQVFSENPVDVAKQWVDEGATRLHIVDLDGAKAGKVVNLGAIEAIAQAISIPIEIGGGLRDRSSVEQVFNLGVQWAILGTVAVEQPQLVQELCQQYPGQIIIGIDARNGLVATRGWLETSEVLATQLAIQMQEMGAAAIIYTDIHRDGTLAGPNLDALRELAAAISIPVIASGGVSSVTDLLSLLALEPQGVTGVIVGRALYTGDISLKEALQAIGPGRIQDIPPNLDFSSFA, from the coding sequence ATGGATGTAATTCCAGCAATTGATTTACTAGCAGGTCGTTGTGTGCGACTCTATCAGGGAGACTACGATCGCTCACAAGTGTTTAGCGAAAATCCTGTTGATGTTGCTAAACAGTGGGTAGATGAGGGTGCAACACGTCTGCACATAGTAGATTTAGATGGTGCAAAAGCAGGTAAAGTAGTAAATCTAGGAGCAATTGAAGCGATCGCTCAAGCTATTTCTATACCGATTGAAATTGGTGGCGGATTGCGCGATCGTTCTAGTGTGGAACAGGTGTTTAATTTAGGTGTACAGTGGGCAATTCTCGGTACTGTCGCCGTAGAACAACCCCAGCTTGTACAAGAACTCTGTCAACAATACCCCGGACAAATTATTATCGGTATTGATGCCCGTAACGGACTAGTAGCTACTCGTGGTTGGTTGGAAACATCTGAGGTTTTAGCCACTCAATTGGCTATACAGATGCAGGAAATGGGTGCAGCAGCCATCATTTATACAGATATCCACCGTGACGGGACTCTTGCAGGCCCGAATTTAGACGCACTACGAGAACTAGCAGCAGCCATTTCCATCCCTGTGATTGCATCTGGTGGGGTGAGTTCTGTCACCGATTTGTTGAGTTTGTTGGCGTTGGAACCCCAAGGCGTGACAGGTGTGATTGTGGGACGTGCATTGTATACGGGTGATATTAGCTTAAAAGAGGCATTGCAGGCGATCGGCCCAGGACGTATTCAAGACATACCACCGAATTTAGACTTCTCTTCCTTTGCTTAA
- a CDS encoding DUF3593 domain-containing protein — protein MSKETLFALSLFPYLGFLWFIHRSQLMPRLSLYGFYGTLVFVGVTIPAGIYAKVHYGEALANVDWLHGGAEVFLTLSNILIVVGFAQAIRQLKAKN, from the coding sequence ATGTCTAAAGAAACCCTATTTGCCCTTTCCCTATTTCCCTATTTGGGTTTCTTGTGGTTTATCCACCGCAGTCAGCTGATGCCTCGTTTATCCCTATATGGATTTTACGGTACTCTTGTTTTTGTAGGTGTTACTATTCCCGCCGGCATTTATGCCAAAGTTCATTATGGTGAAGCCTTAGCTAATGTAGACTGGTTACACGGTGGCGCAGAAGTATTTTTGACTCTTTCTAACATCTTGATTGTAGTGGGTTTCGCACAAGCTATCAGACAACTAAAAGCGAAAAACTAA
- a CDS encoding DUF2499 domain-containing protein encodes MNVLSIPTWIIHVSSVIEWIAAIWLIWTYGELTANRSWWGLSLAMLPALISAMCACTWHYFDNSESLEWIVTLQATMTLVGNFTLLAAAWLIWRSAKIEVRD; translated from the coding sequence ATGAACGTTCTCTCAATTCCCACCTGGATTATTCATGTTTCTAGCGTTATCGAGTGGATTGCCGCTATTTGGTTAATCTGGACTTATGGCGAACTCACTGCTAACCGCAGCTGGTGGGGATTGTCCCTAGCAATGTTACCAGCCTTGATTAGTGCTATGTGTGCTTGTACATGGCATTATTTCGATAACTCCGAATCTCTAGAATGGATAGTGACGTTGCAAGCAACCATGACTTTAGTAGGGAATTTTACCCTGTTGGCAGCAGCATGGTTGATTTGGCGTTCTGCGAAAATAGAAGTTAGGGATTAG
- the csaB gene encoding polysaccharide pyruvyl transferase CsaB, translated as MRALLSGYYGKGNGGDEALLATLLQMLPSHVTPVVLSGNPEETSDRYGVESHNRMSLTSVLPALRSCDAFIWGGGSLIQDVTSSISPFYYGGLMALAQKIGLKTVAWAQGIGPLVRPQTRWLAQQNFTGCTKVSVRDRVSAALLADWQIPHILAPDPVWALQAKPFPELADLPTPRIAVTLRNHPQLTAARLANLTQALVNLQKSTQAFILLLPFQKSEDLAIAQAIQPQLKDVSEIFCIEDPQILKGVFRGVEMAIGMRLHSLIMAASEGCRCFALSYDPKINRLMEDLAIPGWDLVNLPDNANVISKTWIEFYTNVQPLASEKITTLVEGAFMHRELLSKALGCVIN; from the coding sequence ATGCGGGCATTATTATCTGGGTATTACGGTAAAGGAAATGGTGGTGACGAAGCTTTATTGGCAACACTGCTGCAAATGTTACCATCTCATGTTACACCTGTGGTGCTGTCTGGTAATCCAGAGGAAACCAGCGATCGCTATGGTGTAGAATCTCACAATCGGATGTCTCTGACATCTGTGTTGCCAGCTTTACGTTCTTGTGATGCTTTTATTTGGGGTGGCGGGAGTCTAATTCAGGATGTCACCAGCAGTATTAGTCCTTTTTACTATGGGGGACTGATGGCGTTAGCCCAAAAAATAGGTTTAAAGACTGTGGCTTGGGCGCAAGGGATTGGCCCCCTAGTGCGTCCCCAGACTCGCTGGTTAGCACAACAGAATTTTACTGGTTGTACAAAAGTTAGTGTACGCGATCGCGTGAGTGCTGCATTATTAGCTGATTGGCAGATTCCCCATATCCTTGCACCAGACCCAGTTTGGGCGCTACAGGCAAAACCATTTCCAGAACTTGCCGATTTACCCACCCCTAGAATTGCTGTCACCTTAAGAAACCATCCGCAGTTAACAGCAGCAAGGTTAGCTAACTTAACTCAAGCCTTGGTGAATCTGCAAAAATCTACCCAAGCCTTTATTTTATTACTACCATTTCAAAAAAGCGAAGATTTAGCGATCGCCCAAGCAATACAACCACAATTAAAAGATGTTAGCGAAATTTTCTGTATAGAAGACCCGCAGATTTTAAAAGGCGTATTTCGTGGCGTTGAAATGGCGATCGGCATGAGGCTACACAGTTTAATTATGGCAGCAAGTGAAGGTTGTCGCTGTTTTGCCTTGAGTTATGACCCCAAAATAAATCGTTTGATGGAAGATTTGGCAATACCCGGATGGGATTTAGTAAATTTACCAGATAACGCAAATGTCATTAGTAAAACATGGATAGAGTTTTACACTAACGTTCAACCTTTAGCATCTGAGAAAATCACAACCTTAGTAGAAGGCGCTTTTATGCACAGAGAATTATTGAGTAAAGCACTAGGGTGTGTCATCAATTAG
- a CDS encoding NAD(P)/FAD-dependent oxidoreductase, giving the protein MQISKTNISERLDHVYDAIIVGGGAGGLSAGIYLQRYRLSSLIIDKGKARSFWMQELHNYLGLPPDTPGRVLLQQGKKHYESLAGDSLTAYVEEVVDEGDTFAVRVKVGRQNSTYFVLHSKYLIAASGIIDHLPSLENMQNVFEYAGYNLHVCMVCDGYEMVDKQCGFFAGSEASIEEMVFNLSWFTPYITIFTHGLFTVSTELRSKLQQYGYRLVETPIKQFLGQSHHMSGVELVDGTVVELETGLISMGSRYHNTYLQRIDLELKGGNLVTDKMCRTSHPRIFAIGDLKVGLNQVVIAAGDGALAATQIWRDIRRSFGVRCWQENLI; this is encoded by the coding sequence ATGCAAATATCAAAGACTAATATTTCGGAACGTCTTGACCATGTTTATGATGCAATTATTGTTGGTGGTGGTGCTGGTGGTTTATCTGCTGGAATCTACTTACAAAGATACCGTCTTTCTAGCCTAATTATTGATAAAGGTAAGGCGCGTTCTTTTTGGATGCAGGAATTACATAACTATTTAGGGTTGCCTCCAGACACTCCCGGTCGTGTGTTGTTACAACAAGGGAAAAAACATTATGAATCATTGGCTGGAGATTCTTTAACCGCCTACGTTGAAGAGGTTGTGGACGAAGGTGATACTTTTGCTGTACGAGTGAAAGTTGGTCGTCAAAATAGTACTTACTTTGTGTTGCATTCTAAGTATTTGATTGCAGCTAGTGGCATTATTGACCATCTACCATCCTTAGAAAATATGCAGAATGTTTTTGAATACGCTGGCTATAATTTGCACGTTTGTATGGTTTGTGATGGTTATGAAATGGTAGATAAACAGTGCGGCTTTTTTGCGGGGAGTGAAGCCAGTATTGAGGAAATGGTGTTTAATCTTAGTTGGTTTACACCTTACATTACTATCTTTACTCATGGATTATTTACTGTAAGTACAGAATTACGTTCTAAATTACAGCAGTATGGTTATCGCTTAGTGGAAACACCAATTAAGCAGTTTTTAGGTCAAAGTCATCATATGTCAGGTGTGGAATTGGTAGATGGTACGGTAGTTGAGTTAGAAACTGGTTTAATCTCAATGGGTTCTCGCTATCACAATACCTATTTGCAAAGAATCGACCTAGAGTTAAAAGGGGGTAATCTCGTCACAGATAAGATGTGTCGCACCTCCCACCCACGTATTTTTGCCATTGGCGATCTGAAGGTTGGTTTAAATCAAGTCGTGATTGCTGCTGGCGATGGTGCTTTAGCTGCTACACAGATTTGGCGTGATATCCGTCGTTCCTTTGGTGTACGTTGCTGGCAAGAGAATCTGATTTGA